The following proteins come from a genomic window of Nitrosopumilaceae archaeon AB1(1):
- a CDS encoding 30S ribosomal protein S14 has protein sequence MVKDRSYEFTGRKKHDFGRGSKWCKRCGDYTAVIQKYDLLLCRRCFREVAISLGFRKNM, from the coding sequence ATGGTTAAAGATCGTTCCTATGAATTTACAGGAAGGAAAAAACATGATTTTGGCCGTGGTTCTAAATGGTGTAAGCGTTGTGGCGATTATACTGCTGTGATACAAAAATATGATCTTCTGTTATGTAGGCGTTGCTTCAGAGAAGTGGCAATCTCTTTGGGATTTAGGAAAAATATGTGA
- a CDS encoding 50S ribosomal protein L5 yields the protein MMAETENIMRKINLNKVVLNMGVGRSGDSIEVAKRAMDQISSKKSCARNAKAAQRDWGIRKGEPIGVAVTVRGQDAKDLLKRLLEAIGNNLKGKSFDNFGNVSFGILEHIDIPGIKYDPQIGILGLNVSISMTRPGFNIRIRSRHKSHIGKKHLITKQDAQNYLTQEFGVAIV from the coding sequence ATTATGGCTGAAACTGAAAATATAATGAGAAAAATTAATCTTAACAAAGTAGTCTTGAATATGGGCGTTGGACGCTCTGGTGATTCAATTGAGGTTGCAAAACGTGCAATGGATCAAATCTCTAGTAAAAAATCATGTGCTCGTAATGCCAAAGCTGCTCAACGTGATTGGGGTATACGTAAGGGTGAACCAATTGGGGTTGCCGTTACCGTCCGTGGTCAAGATGCTAAAGATTTGTTGAAACGTCTCTTGGAGGCAATAGGCAATAATCTCAAGGGTAAATCTTTTGATAATTTTGGAAACGTCTCATTTGGTATACTGGAGCACATAGATATTCCTGGCATAAAATATGATCCACAAATTGGAATTCTGGGTCTTAATGTATCAATATCTATGACTCGACCTGGCTTTAACATTCGAATCCGTAGTAGACATAAATCTCATATTGGTAAAAAACATCTAATAACAAAACAAGACGCACAAAATTATCTAACACAAGAATTTGGAGTTGCAATAGTATAA
- a CDS encoding 50S ribosomal protein L14 translates to MGTSSTKGIQEFRPYVTRSLPIGAQITCADNTGAKILEIVMVQKIKTRTSRLPAASVGDFVNVVVKKGPAELRKQVHGAVIIRQKYAVRRLNGIRVMFEDNAAVIITPEGEVKGTDIKGPVAIEASEKWPRIANLASTVV, encoded by the coding sequence ATGGGCACATCATCTACCAAAGGTATTCAAGAATTTCGTCCATATGTGACTCGCTCACTCCCAATAGGTGCCCAAATCACTTGTGCTGATAACACAGGTGCTAAAATATTAGAAATTGTAATGGTTCAAAAGATAAAGACTAGAACATCTAGACTCCCTGCTGCATCTGTGGGTGATTTTGTGAATGTAGTGGTAAAAAAAGGCCCAGCTGAACTACGCAAACAAGTTCACGGTGCTGTTATAATCAGACAAAAATATGCTGTACGTCGTCTTAATGGCATACGCGTTATGTTTGAGGACAATGCTGCTGTTATAATTACACCTGAAGGCGAAGTAAAGGGTACTGATATCAAAGGTCCTGTCGCAATAGAAGCATCAGAGAAATGGCCAAGAATTGCAAACTTGGCATCAACGGTGGTATAA
- a CDS encoding ribonuclease P protein subunit, with the protein MITSQNILAHEFIGLHTKIIQSANNSLVGLCGLVSFETKSMFHFTNPNKQIPKSMCTFEFTLPDGSNVIVDGKKIIKRPQDRNRVIQ; encoded by the coding sequence TTGATAACCTCACAAAATATTCTAGCACATGAATTTATAGGACTACACACTAAAATTATACAATCTGCAAATAACTCTCTTGTTGGATTGTGTGGACTTGTATCCTTTGAGACAAAATCAATGTTTCACTTTACAAACCCAAATAAACAAATCCCAAAATCTATGTGTACATTTGAATTTACACTTCCAGATGGTAGTAACGTGATTGTTGATGGCAAAAAAATTATAAAGAGACCTCAGGATAGGAATAGGGTTATACAATGA
- a CDS encoding 30S ribosomal protein S8, translating into MYNTEARRKHKCIILPTSNLAVKVLDVLREHGYIGEYTHIADKRGGKFEIELLAKITKCGAISPRFRVGKDEYTRWEQQYLPSYYRGMLLVTTNQGIMSHHDAANKGIGGFLIGYVY; encoded by the coding sequence TTGTATAATACCGAAGCTCGTCGTAAGCATAAATGTATAATATTACCAACGTCTAATCTCGCAGTAAAAGTTTTAGATGTATTGCGTGAACATGGATATATTGGTGAGTATACACACATTGCTGATAAACGTGGTGGCAAATTTGAGATTGAATTATTAGCTAAAATTACTAAATGTGGTGCTATATCTCCACGATTTCGTGTAGGTAAAGATGAATACACACGTTGGGAGCAGCAATACCTTCCATCATACTATCGTGGAATGTTACTAGTTACAACTAATCAAGGTATTATGTCACACCATGATGCTGCCAATAAAGGAATTGGGGGATTTTTGATCGGATATGTCTATTAG
- a CDS encoding 30S ribosomal protein S4e, with amino-acid sequence MVSISGSKKLKRQMAPMFWNITRKDKRFVITVRPGSHSKHRSIPTAVFLRNTLQLVSTLREAKAAIYSGYVQVDGVVRKSLHHSIGLMDVVELENHSSIYRLVPKDGYLLRPITIDASEKTKKLCRVKTKTTISGGLTQIGFHDGRSLRTDTPVNIGDTCVLQVPEQKILDVLPLEIGSLVTITRGLNAGQMGTIKEIHDGTFILQKRLVVSLKGREINIPTDIVIVVGKGKPVIQIE; translated from the coding sequence TTGGTCAGTATATCTGGAAGTAAAAAACTCAAACGTCAAATGGCTCCTATGTTTTGGAACATTACCCGAAAAGATAAACGATTTGTAATTACAGTACGACCAGGAAGTCACTCTAAACATCGCTCTATCCCAACTGCAGTCTTCTTACGTAATACACTACAACTAGTCTCAACTCTGAGAGAGGCCAAAGCTGCCATTTATTCTGGTTATGTGCAAGTGGACGGTGTTGTGCGAAAATCACTTCATCACTCTATTGGTTTAATGGATGTAGTAGAGCTTGAAAATCATTCGTCTATTTACCGTCTTGTCCCAAAGGATGGATATTTACTTCGTCCAATAACAATAGATGCTAGTGAAAAAACTAAAAAACTTTGTAGGGTAAAAACTAAAACAACAATTTCTGGCGGATTAACACAAATTGGATTTCATGATGGTCGTTCTTTACGTACAGATACACCTGTAAACATTGGAGATACATGTGTTCTTCAGGTACCTGAACAAAAAATACTTGATGTATTACCACTTGAAATAGGATCTTTGGTCACTATAACTCGTGGACTAAACGCCGGTCAAATGGGCACAATAAAAGAAATTCACGATGGCACATTTATTTTACAAAAGCGTCTTGTGGTATCATTAAAGGGTAGAGAAATTAATATTCCTACTGATATAGTTATAGTAGTTGGTAAGGGAAAACCAGTAATACAAATAGAGTGA
- the rplX gene encoding 50S ribosomal protein L24, producing MKPTKMRNMQTYRATFNKRSKGVSCALSTNLRKKYDARNIRVVTGDGVTVVRGEYKQVQGKVSKVSTLNGRLAIDGIKKEKGKGEKFDVMIHASAVVITDLNTDDQWRMKKLKKGRDIIDDKDPISKDSATVTSTPKTVKPKDVKTVKPTLKSTPKPKDIKTVKPTLKSTPKPKSKPTIKKSTSNAENIKGKKSD from the coding sequence ATGAAACCGACAAAAATGCGCAACATGCAAACTTATCGGGCCACTTTTAACAAACGAAGTAAAGGAGTTTCATGTGCTCTATCTACTAATTTACGAAAAAAATATGATGCACGAAATATACGTGTTGTAACCGGTGATGGTGTAACAGTAGTACGTGGGGAATATAAACAAGTTCAAGGTAAAGTGTCGAAAGTGTCTACTCTTAATGGAAGACTTGCTATTGATGGTATAAAGAAAGAAAAAGGTAAGGGTGAAAAATTTGATGTTATGATACATGCATCAGCTGTAGTCATTACTGATCTAAATACTGATGATCAATGGCGTATGAAAAAATTAAAGAAAGGACGTGATATTATTGATGATAAAGATCCGATATCTAAAGACTCTGCCACTGTAACATCTACTCCTAAAACTGTAAAACCCAAGGACGTCAAAACTGTAAAACCTACTTTAAAGAGTACCCCAAAACCCAAGGATATCAAAACTGTGAAACCTACTTTGAAGAGCACACCAAAGCCCAAGTCTAAACCCACTATTAAAAAATCTACTAGTAACGCTGAAAATATTAAAGGTAAGAAGAGTGATTAA
- the rpmC gene encoding 50S ribosomal protein L29: MTRISMKSISSLSEKDLIKKITSTRADLRKLLIDSAMGTIRKESGKITPLRRDIARMKTQLNELRRN; encoded by the coding sequence ATGACTCGAATTAGTATGAAATCTATCAGTTCCTTGTCTGAAAAGGATTTGATTAAGAAAATTACCTCTACAAGAGCTGATTTGAGAAAATTACTTATAGATTCTGCAATGGGTACAATACGTAAAGAGAGTGGTAAAATAACTCCTCTACGACGTGATATTGCACGTATGAAGACACAATTAAATGAGTTGAGACGAAATTGA
- a CDS encoding DUF1246 domain-containing protein, whose protein sequence is MSIATLGSHCALQVLKGADDEGQKSILICEKKRESLYRRFDFIDDSILV, encoded by the coding sequence TTGTCTATCGCCACACTTGGTTCTCATTGTGCATTGCAGGTATTGAAGGGTGCGGATGATGAAGGTCAAAAGTCTATTCTAATTTGTGAGAAAAAACGTGAATCTTTGTATCGAAGATTTGATTTTATTGATGATTCAATTCTAGTTTGA
- a CDS encoding CbtA family protein — MTFLFIVLVSGFSAGIIHGTFNLFAAEPYLDKAIYDEVQNSLVVEGLDETLEIWIEHDAYRNWQKGGQILAGGILGIGMGSLFGIVYALSLNKMNANPLRKAFIIAGILWLVIFFIPFLKYPSQLPGSNDPETIDTRVAQYFSLVGISGVSALVLYVLNSIFKKKIIFPIFGYAIIIAISFLLLPDAEFTIFEGPHEFRIASILGVTIFWLCAPLFLGSLWSKFDKLQQNTR, encoded by the coding sequence GTGACATTTCTGTTCATAGTGTTAGTGTCTGGTTTTTCAGCTGGCATTATACATGGTACATTTAATCTATTTGCAGCAGAACCATACTTGGATAAGGCAATATATGATGAAGTACAAAACTCCCTTGTTGTTGAGGGATTGGATGAAACTTTGGAGATCTGGATTGAACATGATGCATATAGGAACTGGCAAAAGGGTGGTCAAATCTTAGCAGGTGGCATTTTAGGAATTGGAATGGGCTCATTGTTCGGTATTGTCTATGCATTATCTCTAAATAAAATGAATGCCAACCCACTTCGTAAAGCATTCATCATTGCAGGTATATTGTGGTTGGTGATCTTTTTCATACCATTCCTGAAATATCCTTCTCAACTACCTGGCTCTAATGATCCTGAAACTATTGATACTCGCGTGGCACAGTATTTCTCACTAGTTGGAATTTCTGGTGTATCTGCACTTGTATTATATGTTTTAAATTCAATTTTCAAGAAAAAAATTATTTTTCCGATATTCGGTTACGCAATAATAATCGCAATATCTTTCTTATTGCTTCCTGACGCTGAATTTACAATCTTCGAGGGACCACATGAATTCCGAATTGCATCAATTCTTGGTGTTACTATATTTTGGTTATGCGCACCTCTGTTTTTGGGTAGTCTGTGGTCAAAATTTGATAAATTACAACAAAATACACGTTAA
- a CDS encoding succinate--CoA ligase subunit alpha: MTDIFHLLRGKRGDPNFNNQPVIIQGITGSFGSVHTKLMMEYGTNIVAGVVPKKGGQKFNGVPIYNTMKEAVSKTGSKISVMFVPAPLFLGAAQDALNAGIKLLIAIPEHVPVIDTMQVLELANKKDAMMIGPNTPGLIIPDLIKLGIMPVKPFTPGNIVVLSKSGTLLYEISNSLSSAGFGQLITVGVGGDPINGMRPIDMFEIIRKIKNLEGLVIVGEIGGDAEELLAQRIIDFDFTVPTVAFIAGRAAPKEKRMGHAGAIIYGDYGSAESKIAMFNKANIPVAKRPSEIPILLSSKFQK; this comes from the coding sequence ATGACTGATATTTTTCATTTACTTCGAGGTAAGAGAGGCGATCCAAATTTTAATAATCAACCTGTAATAATTCAGGGAATTACTGGTAGTTTTGGTTCAGTGCATACTAAACTTATGATGGAATATGGTACCAATATTGTAGCAGGCGTTGTTCCAAAAAAAGGTGGACAAAAATTCAATGGTGTTCCAATTTACAATACAATGAAAGAAGCCGTTTCTAAAACTGGTTCTAAAATATCAGTAATGTTTGTACCTGCCCCNCTTTTTCTAGGTGCTGCACAGGATGCATTAAACGCAGGCATAAAATTATTAATTGCCATTCCAGAACATGTGCCTGTTATTGATACCATGCAGGTGTTGGAATTGGCAAACAAGAAAGATGCGATGATGATTGGTCCAAACACTCCTGGGTTAATAATTCCGGATTTAATTAAACTTGGCATAATGCCTGTAAAACCATTTACTCCTGGTAATATTGTTGTATTATCTAAAAGTGGAACGTTGTTGTATGAAATTTCAAATAGTTTGTCTTCTGCTGGTTTCGGTCAACTAATCACTGTTGGTGTTGGAGGTGATCCGATCAATGGAATGCGACCTATTGATATGTTTGAAATTATACGTAAAATAAAAAATCTTGAGGGTTTGGTAATTGTAGGTGAAATTGGAGGTGATGCAGAAGAACTTCTTGCACAAAGAATAATCGATTTTGACTTTACTGTTCCCACTGTTGCGTTTATAGCTGGTCGTGCAGCTCCCAAGGAGAAAAGAATGGGTCATGCAGGTGCTATTATTTATGGTGATTATGGCTCTGCTGAATCCAAAATTGCCATGTTTAATAAAGCAAATATTCCTGTTGCAAAACGTCCCTCAGAAATACCAATTTTACTGTCAAGTAAATTTCAAAAATAA
- a CDS encoding ATP-grasp domain-containing protein, producing MRLLEYQAKELFKKFDIPVLDGKTSFDITTGKKHAKILKYPFVIKAQVPVGGRGKAGGIQVCKNDDEFNLKYTRILDMTIKGEKTRAVLLEKMANIKQELYLSVFLNRGKRCYTIIASSDGGVEIESVKNQIVKEIPIGLVPQNVAKDVAKQMNLTGKHASTIVEFLKKLAKLAKSAECELVEINPLAILDDGDIVALDGKVITDDNSNFRHPELAKYNDMTESEKSAEKYGFTLVELDGNVAVVGNGAGLVMATLDMLSDHGGKPACFLDVGGGATTESVYRALVLISKMKHVKSILINLYGGIVKTTTVAAAFIKAYDDGVINLKVFARLMGTESEKSKVMLKDTKIQLYDNIEQAITAAVAKRGA from the coding sequence GTGCGGTTATTAGAATATCAGGCCAAGGAACTATTTAAAAAATTTGATATTCCTGTCTTGGATGGTAAAACATCTTTTGATATTACCACAGGAAAGAAACACGCAAAAATTTTAAAATATCCATTTGTAATCAAGGCCCAAGTTCCAGTTGGTGGTCGTGGTAAAGCTGGTGGCATTCAGGTGTGTAAAAACGATGATGAATTTAATTTAAAATATACTCGCATTCTAGATATGACCATAAAAGGGGAAAAAACACGAGCTGTTCTTCTTGAAAAAATGGCAAACATAAAACAAGAATTATACCTATCTGTATTTTTAAATCGTGGAAAACGATGCTATACGATTATAGCGTCATCTGACGGTGGAGTTGAGATTGAATCTGTTAAAAATCAAATTGTAAAAGAAATCCCAATAGGTTTAGTCCCACAAAATGTTGCAAAAGATGTTGCCAAACAGATGAACCTTACTGGTAAACATGCATCTACAATTGTTGAGTTTTTGAAAAAATTAGCCAAACTGGCAAAAAGTGCTGAATGTGAATTGGTAGAAATTAATCCACTTGCAATATTAGATGATGGTGATATAGTTGCACTTGATGGTAAAGTTATCACTGATGACAATTCTAATTTTCGACACCCAGAGCTTGCAAAATATAATGATATGACTGAGTCTGAAAAAAGTGCAGAGAAATATGGATTTACACTTGTTGAATTGGACGGTAATGTGGCCGTAGTTGGTAATGGAGCCGGTCTTGTAATGGCCACTCTTGACATGTTGTCTGATCATGGTGGAAAACCTGCCTGCTTTTTAGATGTTGGTGGTGGGGCTACAACTGAATCTGTATATCGTGCTCTGGTGTTGATATCTAAAATGAAACATGTGAAATCTATCTTGATCAATCTTTATGGTGGTATCGTAAAGACTACTACTGTGGCTGCGGCCTTTATCAAGGCATATGATGATGGTGTGATTAATCTTAAAGTCTTTGCTCGTTTAATGGGGACTGAATCTGAAAAATCAAAAGTGATGTTAAAGGACACAAAAATTCAACTGTACGATAATATTGAACAGGCAATAACTGCTGCAGTTGCAAAAAGAGGCGCTTAA
- a CDS encoding DUF1297 domain-containing protein has translation MTSSFEDFKRQCDVLISEGLIANYDEMYIQKYVSGVLAYLQYFFSPLTDTLEFFGADRRLESDIEGLSRIPAKQQHTDMMSSFNVIGNTPMVLRESLLQEVYDMGERFVDTAKMLVSPGMNGPFCIEGVYDADATFYSFEFSARIVAGTNIYMEGSPYTTLMYDFPMSMGRRIALEVKNASNSNKLNLITT, from the coding sequence ATGACCTCTAGTTTTGAAGATTTTAAAAGACAATGCGATGTCTTGATATCTGAAGGTCTGATTGCTAATTATGATGAAATGTATATTCAAAAATATGTCTCTGGTGTACTTGCATACTTGCAATATTTCTTCTCTCCACTAACTGACACATTGGAGTTTTTTGGTGCCGATAGACGACTTGAATCTGATATTGAAGGGTTGTCTAGAATCCCTGCAAAGCAACAGCACACCGACATGATGTCTTCTTTTAATGTTATAGGGAACACTCCTATGGTTTTACGCGAGTCACTTCTTCAAGAAGTCTATGATATGGGTGAGCGATTTGTAGATACTGCAAAAATGCTTGTATCGCCAGGTATGAATGGACCTTTTTGTATTGAAGGCGTGTATGATGCTGATGCTACATTTTACTCCTTTGAATTTTCTGCACGTATTGTAGCTGGAACCAATATTTACATGGAAGGTTCACCATACACTACACTGATGTATGATTTCCCTATGAGCATGGGACGCAGAATTGCACTTGAAGTGAAAAATGCATCAAATAGTAATAAACTAAATCTGATAACTACTTGA
- a CDS encoding CbtB domain-containing protein: protein MLENGLLTTFSTPISKFALTILASLCIFGIFIAGFDQGHIFSIIQGADAFDVQYLHELTHDMRHAAGFPCH from the coding sequence ATGCTAGAAAATGGATTACTAACTACCTTTAGTACACCGATCTCTAAATTTGCTCTAACTATTTTGGCATCTTTATGTATATTTGGTATATTTATTGCCGGATTTGATCAGGGCCATATTTTTAGTATCATTCAAGGTGCCGATGCCTTTGATGTACAATATCTGCATGAGCTTACTCATGATATGAGACATGCAGCCGGTTTTCCATGTCACTAG
- the rpsQ gene encoding 30S ribosomal protein S17 codes for MKNIGLPVKTTGKIDPLDKNNPFNGTLPIRGKLFEGAVMSVKSKNTVTIQKDIPVYFDKFQRYGRSTSSIHAHVPSNLVVHEGDHVVAAECRPIAKSVSFVVVEVKE; via the coding sequence ATGAAAAATATAGGACTTCCAGTTAAAACCACAGGGAAAATTGATCCCCTAGATAAAAATAATCCTTTCAACGGTACCTTACCTATTAGAGGTAAATTATTTGAGGGAGCCGTAATGAGTGTAAAATCGAAAAATACTGTTACTATTCAAAAAGATATTCCAGTTTATTTTGATAAATTTCAAAGATATGGGCGTAGTACAAGTAGTATTCATGCTCATGTGCCTTCTAATCTTGTTGTACATGAAGGTGATCATGTGGTTGCAGCCGAATGTCGTCCTATTGCCAAATCTGTATCCTTTGTTGTAGTGGAGGTTAAAGAATAA
- a CDS encoding 50S ribosomal protein L6 encodes MSIRSEKLTVSVVIPEGVKITLNKRMLNVTGPLGMAYKSFRKIPVNIDVSDDKVVLNSVSGRKKDYAILNTSRSIVDKLCRGVITGYTIKMKIVFAHFPITVKTKDDFVLIENFQGERAMRTSRIMGNVKVTPKGDDVIITGYILTDVTQTAANIAQATKVKNKDHRVFLDGIYRFEKIDSIES; translated from the coding sequence ATGTCTATTAGATCTGAAAAATTAACTGTATCTGTTGTCATACCTGAGGGTGTAAAGATAACACTGAACAAACGTATGCTGAATGTTACCGGCCCACTTGGAATGGCATACAAAAGTTTTCGAAAAATCCCTGTCAATATTGATGTCTCTGATGATAAAGTTGTACTAAATTCTGTAAGTGGTCGTAAGAAAGATTATGCAATACTAAACACATCTCGTTCGATTGTGGATAAATTATGTCGTGGTGTTATTACTGGATATACTATAAAAATGAAGATAGTTTTTGCTCATTTCCCTATTACTGTTAAAACTAAAGATGATTTTGTATTGATTGAAAATTTCCAAGGTGAACGTGCAATGAGAACCTCACGAATAATGGGTAATGTCAAAGTAACACCAAAAGGTGATGATGTAATAATTACTGGGTATATACTTACGGATGTAACTCAAACTGCCGCCAATATTGCACAGGCTACCAAAGTAAAAAACAAAGATCATCGTGTATTTCTGGATGGTATCTATCGTTTTGAAAAAATCGATTCAATAGAGTCCTAG
- a CDS encoding helicase C-terminal domain-containing protein, protein MSISESFLDNFPTGFVPRLEQKTILQDIQDAVKSNFRNIILCAPTGIGKSHIAVASAKSIGSSFIITAQKILQDQYTKDFPSILPVKGKSNFPCLDLYYEQKLTYEQAANDPTLSCSKGVCSWVERGNDGTDKTIQCKYKPEKNIFSVTHAGTDLEIVSIPDETTCHYYLQKYRALNATHSIFNYPSYFQTRKYSQGIQEYLDRDCIIADEAHEIESQIIDFIGSDITQRYLNDVNLDFDNFDIKGIDDIKNLIRVLGDEYDKRANDLKNDETDPQRNIYEYRRDKMDSLLTEIRLDAENLVAQYTSDNSNKINVIHVKPINISRYTDQFFDAKFNIFVSATINKRMFCKTMGIDESTCAFIDVSKSPFAAKHRKIEFLNLKKLNYNTTNSEYAVIYQKINELLQLHSNEKGLILTTNKKQCFDLFDHVSDPSRLKMVHGDVEQQREEIIRQHVTTSAPQVLVSPSLWYGVDLKDDLSRFQIILKTPYPSLADERTKIKAAKQPLWYQYVTLIKLLQGFGRSIRNDKDYAITYVIDTSAHDLIHKMRLFVPKSYDDILQIK, encoded by the coding sequence TTGTCGATAAGTGAATCTTTTTTAGATAATTTTCCAACTGGATTTGTACCTCGTCTTGAACAAAAAACAATTTTACAAGATATACAGGATGCTGTAAAATCTAATTTTAGAAATATTATTCTATGTGCCCCTACAGGAATTGGAAAAAGCCACATTGCAGTAGCTAGTGCAAAATCTATTGGTTCCTCTTTCATTATTACCGCACAAAAAATTCTTCAGGATCAATATACCAAAGATTTTCCATCTATTCTACCTGTAAAAGGAAAATCAAATTTTCCTTGTCTTGATTTGTACTATGAACAAAAATTAACATATGAACAAGCCGCAAATGATCCTACTTTGAGTTGTAGCAAGGGTGTATGTTCATGGGTTGAACGTGGTAATGACGGTACTGACAAAACAATACAATGCAAGTATAAACCTGAAAAAAACATTTTCTCCGTCACACACGCAGGCACTGATCTTGAGATTGTATCGATACCGGATGAAACCACTTGTCATTATTATCTACAAAAATACAGAGCACTAAATGCAACACATTCGATATTTAATTACCCTAGTTACTTTCAGACCAGAAAATACTCTCAAGGTATTCAAGAATATCTGGACAGAGATTGCATAATTGCTGATGAAGCTCATGAAATTGAGAGTCAAATAATTGACTTTATTGGCTCGGATATTACCCAACGATACTTAAACGACGTCAATCTTGATTTTGACAATTTTGATATAAAAGGTATAGATGACATCAAGAATCTAATCCGTGTACTAGGTGATGAGTATGATAAACGTGCAAATGATCTCAAGAATGATGAGACTGATCCACAACGTAACATCTATGAATATCGGCGAGATAAAATGGATTCACTCTTGACTGAAATTCGATTGGACGCAGAAAATTTAGTTGCCCAGTATACCTCTGATAATTCTAACAAAATAAATGTGATTCATGTTAAACCGATAAATATATCCAGATACACTGATCAATTTTTTGATGCAAAATTTAACATATTTGTCAGTGCGACCATAAATAAACGAATGTTTTGTAAAACTATGGGAATTGATGAATCTACATGTGCGTTTATTGATGTTTCAAAATCACCATTTGCTGCAAAACATCGAAAAATAGAGTTTTTAAATTTAAAAAAATTAAACTACAATACTACCAATTCTGAATATGCTGTTATTTATCAAAAGATTAATGAATTATTACAACTTCATTCCAACGAAAAAGGTCTAATTCTGACCACAAATAAAAAACAATGTTTTGATCTATTTGACCATGTATCAGATCCCAGTCGATTAAAAATGGTTCATGGTGATGTTGAACAACAGCGTGAGGAAATAATTCGACAACACGTAACAACATCTGCTCCACAAGTATTGGTATCTCCATCACTTTGGTATGGTGTGGATTTAAAAGATGATTTATCTAGATTTCAAATAATACTAAAGACGCCATATCCTTCTCTTGCAGATGAACGTACAAAAATTAAAGCTGCCAAGCAACCTTTGTGGTATCAATATGTTACATTAATAAAATTACTTCAAGGATTTGGACGTAGTATTCGTAATGATAAAGATTATGCAATCACATATGTTATAGATACATCTGCACACGATTTAATCCATAAAATGCGTTTGTTTGTGCCCAAATCATACGATGATATTTTACAAATAAAATAA
- a CDS encoding DUF1246 domain-containing protein, with product MLEPKCKDILHKEDAILIPHGTMIAQMTDSQIESIDVPIFGNKHIPSMGI from the coding sequence ATACTGGAACCAAAATGTAAAGACATACTACACAAGGAGGATGCCATCCTGATACCTCACGGTACAATGATTGCACAGATGACAGATTCACAGATAGAGTCCATAGACGTACCAATTTTTGGTAACAAACACATTCCTTCGATGGGAATCTGA